One Budorcas taxicolor isolate Tak-1 chromosome 6, Takin1.1, whole genome shotgun sequence DNA segment encodes these proteins:
- the FBXL5 gene encoding F-box/LRR-repeat protein 5 has translation MAPFPEEVDVFTAPHWRMKQLVGLYCDKLSKTNFSNNNDFRALLQSLYATFKEFKMHEQIENEYIIGLLQQRSQTIYNVHSDNKLSEMLSLFEKGLKNVKNEYEQLNYAKQLKERLEAFTRDFLPHMKEEEEVFQPMLMEYFTYEELKDIKKKVIAQHCSQKDTAELLRGLSLWNQAEERQKFFKYSVDEKSDKEAEVSEQSTGISHLPPEVMVSIFSYLNPQELCRCSQVSTKWSQLAKTGSLWKHLYPVHWARGDWYSGPATELDTEPDEEWVKNRQDESRAFQEWDEDADIDESEESGEESIAISIAQMEKRLLHGLIHNVLPYVGTSVKTLVLAYSSAVSSKMVRQILELCPNLEHLDLTQTDISDSAFDSWSWLGCCQSLRHLDLSGCEKITDVALEKISRALGILTTHESGLLKTSTSKDTSTTWKNKDITMQSFKQSACLHDVTNKDIGEEVDNEHPWTKPVSSDDFTSPYVWMLDAEDLADIEDAVEWRHRNVESLCVMETASNFSCPSSACYSKDIVGLRTSVCWQQHCASPAFAYCGHSYCCTGTALRTMSALPESSALCRKAPRTRLLREKDLIYSGSEKSDQETGRVLLFLSLSGCYQITDHGLRVLTLGGGLPYLEHLNLSGCLTVTGAGLQDLVSACPSLNDEYFYYCDNINGPHADTASGCQNLQCGFRACCRSGE, from the exons CTTTCTAAAACCAACTTTTCCAACAACAATGATTTCCGTGCTCTTCTGCAGTCTCTGTATGCTACTTTTAAGGAGTTCAAAATGCATGAGCAGATTGAAAATGAATACATCATTGGTTTGCTTCAGCAACGCAGCCAGACCATTTATAATGTTCATTCTGACAATAAACTCTCTGAGATGCTTAGCCTCTTTGAAAAGGGTCTGAAGAATGTTAAG aatgAGTATGAGCAGTTAAATTATGCAAAACAACTGAAAGAGAGACTGGAGGCTTTTACAAGAGACTTTCTTCCTCAcatgaaagaggaagaggag GTTTTTCAGCCCATGTTAATGGAATATTTTACCTATGAAGAGCTTaaggatattaaaaagaaagtgattGCACAGCACTGCTCTCAGAAGGATACTGCAGAACTCCTTAGAGGTCTTAGCCTCTGGAATCAAGCTGAGGAGCGGCAgaagttttttaaatattctgtggATGAAAAGTCAGATAAAG aaGCAGAGGTGTCAGAACAATCCACAGGTATAAGTCATCTTCCTCCTGAGGTAATGGTGTCAATTTTCAGTTATCTTAATCCTCAAGAATTATGTCGCTGCAGTCAAGTGAGCACTAAATGGTCTCAGCTGGCGAAGACTGGATCACTCTGGAAGCATCTTTACCCTGTTCATTGGGCCAGAG GTGACTGGTACAGTGGTCCTGCCACTGAACTTGACACTGAACCTGATGAGGAATGGGTGAAGAATAGACAAGATGAAAGTCGTGCTTTTCAGGAGTGGGATGAAGATGCTGATATAGATGAATCTG AAGAATCTGGAGAGGAATCAATTGCTATCAGCATTGCACAAATGGAAAAACGTTTACTCCACGGCTTAATTCATAATGTTCTACCATATGTTGGCACTTCTGTAAAAACTTTAGTATTAGCCTACAGCTCTGCAGTTTCCAGCAAAATG gttAGGCAGATTTTAGAGCTTTGTCCTAATTTGGAGCATTTGGATCTCACCCAAACTGACATTTCAGATTCTGCGTTTGACAG TTGGTCTTGGCTTGGTTGCTGCCAGAGTCTTCGGCATCTTGATCTATCTGGATGTGAAAAAATCACAGATGTGGCTCTAGAGAAGATTTCTAGAGCTCTTGGAATTTTGACAACTCATGAGAGTGGCCTTTTAAAAACTTCTACAAGCAAAGATACTTCGACtacatggaaaaataaagacattaccATGCAGTCCTTCAAGCAGTCTGCTTGTTTGCATGATGTAACTAACAAGGATATTGGAGAAGAAGTAGATAATGAACACCCCTGGACTAAGCCTGTTTCTTCTGACGATTTCACTTCACCTTATGTGTGGATGTTAGATGCTGAAGACTTGGCTGATATTGAAGATGCTGTAGAATGGAGACACAGAAATGTTGAAAGTCTTTGTGTAATGGAAACAGCATCCAACTTCAGTTGTCCCTCCTCTGCTTGTTACAGTAAGGACATTGTTGGACTAAGGACTAGTGTCTGCTGGCAACAGCATTGTGCTTCTCCGGCCTTTGCGTATTGTGgtcattcatattgttgtacaggAACAGCTTTAAGAACTATGTCAGCACTCCCAGAGTCTTCCGCGCTGTGTAGAAAAGCACCAAGGACTAGACTGCTTAGGGAAAAAGACTTAATTTACTCTGGGAGTGAAAAATCTGATCAAGAGACTGGGCGTGTGCTTCTGTTTCTCAGTCTGTCTGGATGTTATCAGATCACAGACCATGGTCTCAG GGTTTTGACTCTGGGAGGAGGGCTGCCTTATTTGGAGCACCTTAATCTCTCTGGTTGTCTTACTGTAACTGGTGCAGGCCTGCAGGACTTGGTTTCAGCATGTCCTTCTCTAAATGATGAATACTTTTACTACTGTGACAACATTAACG